Within the Tachysurus fulvidraco isolate hzauxx_2018 chromosome 3, HZAU_PFXX_2.0, whole genome shotgun sequence genome, the region AATCTTATATAAGTTTTAGCACATGCAGGGATTTTTGTCAGCTATTTTTGCTTTCATGACTTAAAAGGTAAAACCAATTTCCTGCTTTACTGGGGcctaatatattatatatttattacaccaTCCTTTACCTATTAGTACAAGGGGGTAAAATACTTTACTTCATTAtttttctgcatgtgtgtgtctcagtggcaGCACCGCTGGATGATAAGATAGTTGGTGGTTATGAGTGTTCGGCTCACTCTCAGCCCTGGCAGGCCACTTTGAATATTGGATATCATTTCTGTGGTGGTTCCCTCATCAATAACCAGTGGGTCATCTCTGCTGCTCACTGCTGGATTGAGTTAGTATTAAAGATCCATTCCATTCACATACACTTAGCCATTTGCTGCTAGAACATTCTACATTCTTCAGATTTGTACTTGTCTACTGTTCCAGACACATGTATGTGCTTTATTTCTGTCACCTCAGTCCCTATGCCCAGATAGTTATCCTGGGTGAGCACCACATCTGGAAGTATGAAGGCACAGAGCAGTACATGGCTGTGGATGCCATCTATTGGCACCAGAGCTATGACTATCAGACACTGGACTATGACATCATGCTGTTGAAATTAGCCCACCCTGTAACGGTAAATGAGTTTGTGAAGCCTGTTGCTCTGCCCACGTCATGCCCTACTCCAGGGGAGATGTGTACGGTATCTGGTTGGGGCAACATCTACGCAGACTCAGGTCAGTCCAAGTTAATCAATAAAAACTAATGAACTAATGTTACATTTtcactgaatttattttaacatcCATCTGAAATGGACcaaatacataatataatagCAACGATTCCCAGATCCCCTACCAAATGTTGTCTTTTTAACCTGATATATTATgttcactcatacacactcatagaCAGAAGCTTCAGTAAAGCATATAACAGCAGACATTATGTTAATTGCTAATAAATTAtgatatatgttttttttattttgccttgTAAAATTTCTCTAACACTTTTACATGTTCCTGTTTTTAAGTATTCAACCCATTCAACCTCCAGTGTGTAGAGGTTCCCATTCTCTCTGAAGAAGCCTGTAAGAACTTGTATCCAGGAAAGATCACAAACAACATGGTGTGTGCTGGCTATCTGGAGGGAGGCAAAGATTCCTGTCAGGTGTGgtatatattcttatatattCTATAACTGACACATACTATAAAGTAGcatataaaataatgtcatattatatatgtgtttacTTATAGAttcatgtacatatatacaaccacactgttacacattaTTACTGCAGCATTTTCAACATGGGAGATatctgtgtagctctgttttCCCTCTTTTCgaaaattctttaaaaagtcTTGTCCTTAGTAACTTAGATAAGAAAAGTTcttaagtataaaaaaaatagttctaCATAAACAAATCATATAACCTTTAATCTGTATTACTCCTCTGGCTTCCATTTTTTGTATacataaaatttaaacaaactaataaactaGTCACATTGTTCCCTGTATCAAATTTATTACTTTACTATATGTACTCCCTTACCTTTCCCTTCAGACCCAAAAGATTAACaaaaattcacaaataaccAGATATGTTATAAACAAAGATTCAACTAAAACGTTTAATTAACAGTTACATTAATCTCCTCGTCAGTATTGA harbors:
- the LOC113644463 gene encoding trypsin-2-like; this encodes MMILLLALLGVAVAAPLDDKIVGGYECSAHSQPWQATLNIGYHFCGGSLINNQWVISAAHCWIDPYAQIVILGEHHIWKYEGTEQYMAVDAIYWHQSYDYQTLDYDIMLLKLAHPVTVNEFVKPVALPTSCPTPGEMCTVSGWGNIYADSVFNPFNLQCVEVPILSEEACKNLYPGKITNNMVCAGYLEGGKDSCQGDSGGPLVCNRVLQGIVSWGYGCAQPNYPGVYTKVCALMPWINDILNNY